One stretch of Arthrobacter polaris DNA includes these proteins:
- the ngcE gene encoding N-acetylglucosamine/diacetylchitobiose ABC transporter substrate-binding protein, with translation MSIQNKPLQRRGFLRGALATAVLLPLGGALASCAGGGGSTATSAAPGGDIDPTKNPFGVAKTGALDAVIFKGGYGIDYVDFAGAXLEKNFPDVSVKISPSTDIAQELQPRFVSGNPPDLIDNSGAKSIGFSGILDQLEDLSSVTEANNLEGTKIADTLFAGVLAPGTFDGKLAAINYVLTVYAMWYSASLFEANNWKVPTTWEEALTLGAAAKXKGKYLFVWGKEAATYYQEMAIASAIKEGGDDVRLALENLKPDAWSNPAIQSVFAAMEKVVKAGYFKPGGSGTVFTAAQAQWSNNQEALLYPSGSWIENEMKDQTKADFKMTGAAVPVVSASPKIAQTGLHSAAGEPFIVPSKGVNVAAGKELLRTMLSKEAATNFAKTKLAPTVVKGTVPADGFGSTALVSQTDLLEAAGKDIFTWNFIDLYGMNADMLVPWNSFLDGKLDTAGLTKALQEITDKVAQDDSVKKIEVK, from the coding sequence ATGAGTATTCAGAACAAGCCGCTGCAGCGTCGTGGATTCCTCCGCGGCGCCTTGGCTACCGCCGTACTTTTGCCCTTGGGTGGAGCGCTTGCTTCCTGTGCAGGCGGCGGCGGTTCCACTGCTACATCGGCAGCTCCAGGCGGTGACATCGATCCCACGAAGAACCCGTTTGGCGTTGCCAAGACCGGCGCACTTGACGCTGTCATCTTCAAGGGTGGTTATGGCATCGACTACGTTGACTTCGCCGGAGCCATNCTTGAAAAGAACTTCCCGGACGTTTCAGTGAAAATCAGCCCCTCTACTGACATTGCCCAGGAACTGCAGCCGCGCTTCGTCAGTGGCAATCCTCCTGATTTGATTGATAACTCCGGTGCCAAGTCCATTGGTTTCAGTGGCATCTTGGACCAGCTTGAAGACCTCAGCTCCGTGACCGAGGCTAACAACCTCGAGGGCACCAAGATCGCTGATACGCTCTTCGCCGGTGTGCTGGCTCCGGGCACCTTCGATGGCAAGCTTGCTGCTATCAACTACGTGCTGACTGTTTACGCAATGTGGTACTCCGCCAGCCTGTTTGAAGCGAACAACTGGAAGGTTCCCACCACGTGGGAAGAAGCACTTACTCTCGGCGCCGCAGCCAAGGANAAGGGCAAGTACCTGTTCGTATGGGGCAAGGAAGCTGCCACGTACTACCAGGAAATGGCCATTGCCTCAGCCATCAAGGAAGGCGGCGACGATGTCCGCTTGGCACTTGAAAACCTGAAGCCCGACGCATGGTCGAACCCGGCCATCCAGAGTGTCTTTGCAGCCATGGAAAAGGTTGTCAAGGCTGGCTACTTCAAGCCCGGTGGATCCGGCACCGTGTTCACGGCCGCACAGGCGCAGTGGAGCAACAACCAGGAGGCCCTGCTGTACCCGTCAGGTTCTTGGATCGAGAACGAGATGAAGGATCAGACCAAGGCTGACTTCAAGATGACCGGTGCTGCTGTTCCGGTTGTCTCGGCCAGCCCCAAGATCGCTCAGACGGGTCTGCACTCCGCAGCCGGCGAGCCCTTCATTGTCCCGTCAAAGGGCGTCAACGTAGCCGCAGGCAAGGAATTGCTGCGCACCATGCTTTCCAAGGAAGCTGCAACCAACTTCGCCAAGACCAAGTTGGCTCCNACGGTTGTCAAGGGCACCGTCCCGGCTGATGGCTTCGGTTCCACCGCACTGGTCTCCCAGACGGACTTGCTAGAAGCTGCTGGCAAGGATATCTTCACCTGGAACTTCATTGACCTGTACGGCATGAACGCTGACATGCTTGTCCCGTGGAACTCTTTCCTCGATGGCAAGCTCGATACTGCGGGCCTGACCAAGGCACTTCAGGAAATTACCGATAAGGTAGCCCAGGACGATTCGGTCAAGAAGATTGAAGTGAAGTGA